ACCCGTCGAACTGGCTGCTCCTGTGTTCGTCGACGCTGGCGCTGTTCATCTCGCTCGCCAAGCGGCGCAGCGAGCTGGCGCGCGGCATGGACGCCGCCCACCGGCCGGCGCTCGAGGGTTACTCGGTCGCCTATCTCGATCAGGCCATGACCGTGACCGCGGGCATGATCCTGATCGCCTACGCGCTGTACTGCATCGAGGCGAGCGTCCTGATCTCGGGCCGCGAGTTCGCCTCGCTGCCGTTCGTGGTGTTCGGGGTGTTGGAGTATCTTCGGCTGGTGCAGGTGCGAGGGGAGGGCGGCTCGCCGATCGACCTCTTGCTGGCCTCGCCCGCGATCGTGGTCTGCGGTCTCGGCTGGACCTTG
The sequence above is drawn from the Myxococcota bacterium genome and encodes:
- a CDS encoding decaprenyl-phosphate phosphoribosyltransferase, giving the protein PSNWLLLCSSTLALFISLAKRRSELARGMDAAHRPALEGYSVAYLDQAMTVTAGMILIAYALYCIEASVLISGREFASLPFVVFGVLEYLRLVQVRGEGGSPIDLLLASPAIVVCGLGWTLASFWSVGLP